In one Pirellulales bacterium genomic region, the following are encoded:
- a CDS encoding autotransporter-associated beta strand repeat-containing protein has protein sequence MSGNGLKVGPSSRSVCKALRLTLLGICLAAMASSTARGANFDVRGLPSLRWWANAVDSLLAQNPDGTGTVGSGDPVGFISDLSGNGHNAVMGNAFIANGDSFRPLFETNLLSGSPGILFDGMNEFSSLQSSLFNGASSLTVAFAIGAANSSPSSQYIFGSNTATVGFLNSGGPYAGVQLNNGQSIGLFPTMGFGMNSAQGSDIMMTMIARFQPDGESDFWENGVLVGSTLANFANAFIQSPTVKLLGNSNYATATSASSVTASSSTGVKFYFLEGLAATSALSNAQVSQLNNYFLQKWPGVEEVSYSPNLYWDKSQNSQRAVATTINAGHIQGVAVGDNERFVFHSGMIEEYDNNWRLITNNQAISMGIVSPGTPFHCGDGDYAQGKIFAPLEQDLNGAGATIGVYDATKPGLPLIASRNISTPQHEMSALAVVPTAGANGIVYVSSFEANSGGGQLWMYDYAGGNVTSPAFGNFIGTLQIPASVQEIQGVEWKAPYFYFSDGQNSTIQRVLYQNGALAAQAQLVWTAPTTVQGLGFDGANLLQVLQSGSSTEYAFTLTSSKFNTISTTGFGSWNLSGDGSYGGNLGFDPIVPNGAGSTAYFGGGTTNTVTTPTVSVTVDAAYTVGSLVFNPTNGTSYTLASDGVIGHGLTLDSGNGGGASVTVSTGNHAISANLVLADPGGHTFNIASGSALTVSGVVSESGGSRSLNLTGGGTLTFANANSYSGGTMVNGGTLQTFASGALGSGPLTLNAAAGATSALVLGGSETVSGLSGTVAPTGAAIVNIAAGAALTVNQPTNTTFQGTLIISGTFTRAGNGTLELNGPDVSLLGGTIQLTDGGALRLNESTGAATITGGANVQVTGSATLELAGSVSALSSNVSAVSRAAIVNNSAAPAGVLVSGTNQQVGGIDGSGNVVVDAGSDLTADHIVQNALVIGGAPGSPATVTIAASDSNGNSLSEADSTTTMNSGFTLAGSLASAASNPADSSLSTKAVSSAESLSELASPHRLTELRLAMAEGHSGGSGNLNSVPEPSAIALTAAAVLPTVAMLRRRLRKRRVSL, from the coding sequence ATGTCAGGCAATGGACTCAAGGTCGGTCCGTCGTCGCGATCCGTGTGCAAGGCGCTCCGCTTGACGTTGCTCGGGATTTGTTTGGCTGCGATGGCGAGTTCCACTGCGCGAGGGGCCAATTTCGACGTCCGCGGTTTGCCTAGCCTGCGATGGTGGGCCAATGCCGTGGATTCGCTGTTGGCGCAGAATCCCGACGGAACTGGCACGGTCGGCAGCGGCGATCCGGTCGGGTTCATTTCCGACCTGTCCGGCAACGGGCACAACGCCGTGATGGGCAATGCTTTCATTGCGAATGGAGATAGCTTTCGGCCACTTTTCGAGACGAACTTGCTCAGCGGCAGCCCGGGCATTTTGTTCGACGGCATGAACGAGTTTTCCAGCTTGCAAAGCTCGTTGTTCAATGGAGCGTCGTCGCTCACCGTGGCCTTCGCCATCGGGGCCGCCAATTCCAGTCCGTCGAGTCAGTACATCTTCGGTTCCAATACGGCGACCGTTGGTTTTCTGAATTCCGGCGGTCCGTATGCCGGGGTGCAATTGAACAACGGACAGTCGATCGGCTTATTCCCGACGATGGGGTTCGGAATGAACAGCGCGCAGGGAAGCGACATAATGATGACCATGATCGCGCGGTTTCAGCCCGACGGCGAATCCGACTTTTGGGAGAATGGCGTCTTGGTAGGTTCGACACTCGCCAACTTCGCGAATGCATTCATTCAATCGCCGACGGTGAAATTGCTCGGCAATTCTAATTACGCAACCGCGACTAGCGCTAGCAGCGTCACCGCGTCCAGCTCGACGGGCGTCAAGTTCTACTTTCTCGAAGGCCTGGCGGCGACCTCCGCCCTGTCCAATGCGCAGGTGTCGCAGCTCAACAACTATTTTTTGCAAAAATGGCCGGGCGTGGAGGAAGTTTCCTATTCGCCGAACCTGTATTGGGACAAATCGCAGAACTCGCAGCGGGCCGTCGCCACGACCATCAACGCGGGGCACATCCAGGGAGTGGCCGTCGGCGACAACGAGCGGTTCGTCTTTCATTCGGGGATGATCGAGGAGTACGACAACAACTGGCGGTTGATCACCAACAATCAGGCGATTTCGATGGGCATCGTTTCGCCCGGCACCCCATTTCATTGCGGCGACGGCGACTATGCCCAAGGAAAGATTTTTGCACCGCTCGAGCAGGATCTCAACGGCGCCGGGGCAACCATCGGCGTGTACGATGCGACAAAGCCCGGGCTGCCATTGATCGCCTCCAGGAACATTTCCACTCCGCAACATGAAATGTCGGCACTCGCCGTTGTGCCGACGGCGGGGGCTAACGGCATCGTTTATGTCTCATCATTCGAGGCCAATTCCGGCGGCGGACAACTCTGGATGTACGATTACGCCGGCGGAAATGTAACCTCCCCAGCGTTCGGCAACTTCATCGGGACGCTGCAAATCCCGGCTTCGGTGCAAGAGATTCAAGGGGTCGAGTGGAAGGCGCCATACTTCTACTTTAGCGACGGCCAGAACTCGACCATCCAGCGCGTCCTCTATCAAAATGGCGCGCTAGCCGCGCAGGCTCAATTGGTTTGGACCGCGCCGACGACGGTGCAAGGTCTCGGCTTCGATGGCGCGAACTTGCTGCAAGTCCTTCAGTCGGGAAGCAGCACGGAATACGCTTTTACCCTAACAAGTTCTAAGTTCAACACGATCTCCACGACCGGCTTCGGCTCTTGGAATTTGAGCGGCGACGGCAGCTACGGCGGCAATCTTGGTTTCGATCCCATCGTTCCCAATGGCGCGGGATCGACGGCCTATTTCGGCGGCGGCACGACCAACACCGTCACGACGCCGACGGTGAGTGTCACCGTGGACGCGGCGTACACCGTCGGCTCGCTCGTCTTCAATCCGACGAATGGAACGAGCTACACGCTGGCGAGCGACGGCGTGATCGGGCACGGCCTGACGCTCGATAGCGGCAATGGCGGCGGTGCAAGCGTGACGGTTTCCACCGGCAATCATGCGATTTCGGCGAATCTCGTGCTTGCCGATCCAGGCGGGCATACGTTCAATATCGCTTCCGGCAGCGCGCTGACGGTCTCGGGCGTCGTGAGCGAGAGTGGCGGCAGCCGAAGCCTGAATCTGACCGGCGGCGGCACGTTGACTTTCGCCAATGCAAACAGCTACAGCGGCGGCACGATGGTTAACGGCGGCACACTGCAAACCTTCGCCAGCGGCGCGCTCGGCAGCGGGCCGCTGACGCTTAACGCCGCGGCGGGCGCCACTTCGGCGCTCGTTCTCGGCGGCAGCGAAACTGTGAGCGGACTATCGGGAACAGTCGCGCCGACCGGCGCCGCGATCGTCAACATCGCTGCCGGCGCAGCGCTCACGGTGAATCAGCCGACGAACACGACGTTCCAAGGCACTTTGATAATCTCCGGCACGTTCACCAGGGCGGGCAATGGCACGCTCGAATTGAATGGTCCGGACGTCTCGCTGCTCGGCGGCACGATCCAATTGACCGACGGCGGCGCGCTGCGATTGAATGAGTCGACCGGCGCGGCGACGATCACCGGCGGCGCCAATGTGCAGGTGACCGGCTCGGCGACGCTCGAGTTAGCTGGGTCGGTGTCCGCGCTCTCGTCGAATGTTTCCGCCGTTAGTCGCGCGGCAATCGTCAACAACAGCGCGGCCCCGGCCGGCGTCCTCGTCTCCGGCACGAACCAGCAGGTCGGCGGCATCGACGGCTCGGGCAACGTCGTTGTGGACGCCGGCAGCGATTTGACCGCCGACCATATTGTCCAAAATGCGCTGGTGATTGGCGGCGCGCCCGGCAGCCCCGCGACGGTGACGATCGCGGCGTCCGATTCCAACGGCAATTCGTTGAGCGAGGCGGATTCGACGACGACGATGAATAGCGGCTTTACATTGGCAGGCTCGCTTGCATCGGCTGCCTCGAACCCAGCGGATTCCTCGCTCTCGACGAAAGCCGTTTCGTCCGCGGAATCCCTTTCCGAGCTGGCCTCGCCGCACCGCTTGACCGAGTTGCGGCTCGCAATGGCTGAGGGTCATTCGGGCGGGAGCGGAAATCTGAATTCTGTTCCCGAACCCTCGGCAATCGCGCTGACGGCGGCGGCCGTGCTGCCGACCGTAGCCATGCTCCGACGCCGACTCCGCAAGCGGCGAGTCAGTCTTTGA
- a CDS encoding TIGR03790 family protein: protein MNSFSILMPRGGASLIALWLAACLGWASPAQAGGGPENLFLVVNSHSQNSLTLANHYVRMRRIPPGNVCYLDWDGSLYGTDIETFRRKLLAPALQSITERGLSNQIDYLVYSCDFPTGIDFAGDLPAGEHGNQTPTGSITGLTYFFQLALNRLPLYVGLTANHYMRPSDTKPGVAPSHGFRSWYGWGPNGELLESGGSRYLLSTILAVTNGRGNTPPEALAYLRRAAEADGSAPKGTIFYLENSDVRSTTRAPKFDAAVADLKQLGIAAEILDGVVPLRKKDVAGAMLGSATVPWQDSRSKILPGAIVENFTSFGGVFAKDAGQTPLTDFLRYGAAGSSGTVAEPYAIPNKFPAPAIQVHYARGCSLAEAFYQSVWGPYQLLIVGDPLCRPWATIPAVTVAGVERGAIVKGQIELQPAAQFPAGHRADHFELFVNGMRIDRCDAGGKLKLDTTEVADGYSELRVVAIEAGPIETQGEVILSIVVNNLGLTIEATASAERVIAGAPFSIAVKAPNAASVALYQQSQLVGTIAGDSGELAIDTAKLGEGPVVFRAVGRSGGAPPGRVLSRPIYVEIEANGK from the coding sequence ATGAACTCTTTTTCGATTCTCATGCCGCGCGGAGGAGCCAGTCTGATCGCTCTCTGGCTGGCGGCGTGCCTTGGCTGGGCAAGTCCAGCACAGGCCGGCGGCGGGCCAGAGAACCTGTTTCTGGTGGTGAATTCGCATAGCCAGAATTCGCTGACGCTGGCGAATCACTATGTCAGGATGCGGCGAATTCCGCCGGGTAATGTCTGCTATCTCGATTGGGATGGCAGTCTTTACGGCACCGACATCGAGACGTTTCGCCGGAAATTGCTCGCCCCTGCCCTGCAATCGATCACGGAGCGGGGGCTCTCGAACCAGATCGACTACCTCGTTTATTCGTGTGACTTTCCGACGGGGATCGACTTCGCCGGCGATTTGCCAGCCGGAGAGCATGGCAACCAGACCCCCACCGGATCGATCACCGGCCTGACGTATTTCTTTCAGCTCGCGCTCAATCGCCTGCCGCTCTACGTCGGGTTAACGGCCAATCATTACATGCGCCCGTCCGATACGAAGCCGGGCGTCGCGCCGTCGCATGGTTTCCGAAGCTGGTACGGCTGGGGACCAAACGGCGAATTGCTCGAATCGGGGGGCAGCCGCTATCTGCTCTCGACGATTCTGGCCGTCACCAACGGCCGCGGCAATACGCCTCCCGAGGCGCTCGCCTACCTGCGGCGGGCCGCCGAGGCCGACGGCTCCGCCCCCAAGGGAACGATCTTTTACCTGGAGAATTCCGACGTCCGCTCGACCACCCGAGCGCCGAAGTTCGATGCCGCGGTCGCCGATCTCAAGCAGCTCGGGATCGCGGCGGAAATCCTCGACGGCGTCGTTCCGTTACGAAAGAAAGACGTTGCCGGCGCAATGCTTGGCTCGGCCACAGTTCCCTGGCAAGACTCGCGGAGCAAAATACTGCCGGGGGCGATCGTCGAAAACTTCACGAGCTTCGGCGGAGTGTTCGCGAAAGACGCCGGGCAAACGCCGCTGACCGATTTTCTCCGCTACGGCGCCGCCGGCTCGAGCGGCACTGTGGCCGAGCCGTATGCCATTCCAAACAAATTCCCGGCCCCGGCGATCCAGGTGCATTACGCCCGCGGCTGCTCGCTCGCCGAGGCGTTTTATCAGTCGGTCTGGGGACCCTATCAGTTGTTGATCGTCGGCGATCCGCTTTGCCGTCCCTGGGCTACGATCCCCGCGGTGACGGTCGCCGGCGTCGAGCGCGGGGCGATCGTCAAGGGGCAAATCGAGTTGCAGCCGGCGGCCCAATTCCCGGCCGGCCATCGGGCGGACCATTTTGAGCTGTTCGTCAACGGGATGCGGATTGATCGTTGCGATGCGGGCGGCAAGCTGAAGCTCGATACGACCGAAGTAGCCGACGGCTATTCGGAGCTGCGCGTCGTGGCCATCGAGGCCGGACCGATCGAAACGCAGGGAGAGGTCATTTTGTCGATCGTCGTCAACAACCTGGGACTGACAATTGAAGCGACGGCCTCGGCAGAAAGGGTTATCGCAGGGGCGCCGTTTTCGATCGCCGTGAAAGCGCCAAACGCGGCTTCCGTCGCCCTTTATCAGCAAAGTCAACTTGTCGGCACGATCGCCGGCGACTCCGGCGAACTGGCGATCGACACGGCCAAATTGGGCGAGGGACCGGTCGTCTTTCGGGCCGTGGGCCGATCCGGCGGCGCGCCGCCGGGGCGCGTTCTTTCGCGGCCGATTTATGTGGAGATCGAAGCCAATGGGAAATGA
- the tadA gene encoding tRNA adenosine(34) deaminase TadA, with translation MRLALGEARRALDENEVPVGAVIACGGRVIAAAHNQREQLHDPTAHAEMIAITQAAEALASWRLEGCTLYVTLEPCPMCAGAIVQARIPRVVYGATDPKAGAVQTLYELLSDKRLNHQAEIVAGILSEPCGELLSRFFQQQRALGKK, from the coding sequence ATGCGGCTGGCGCTCGGCGAAGCGCGGCGGGCCCTCGATGAAAACGAAGTGCCCGTCGGAGCGGTGATCGCGTGCGGCGGGCGCGTGATTGCCGCAGCGCACAACCAGCGCGAGCAGTTGCACGATCCGACCGCTCATGCCGAAATGATCGCCATCACCCAGGCGGCCGAAGCGCTGGCGAGTTGGCGGCTGGAAGGCTGCACGCTGTACGTCACGCTCGAGCCCTGCCCGATGTGCGCCGGGGCGATCGTTCAAGCCAGAATTCCGCGCGTCGTCTATGGAGCGACCGATCCGAAGGCGGGGGCCGTGCAGACGCTCTACGAGCTGCTAAGCGACAAACGGCTCAACCATCAAGCCGAAATCGTCGCCGGCATCCTATCCGAGCCATGCGGTGAACTGCTTTCGCGGTTCTTTCAGCAGCAACGGGCGCTGGGGAAGAAGTAG
- a CDS encoding DUF1559 domain-containing protein codes for MARSRRSAFTLVELLVVITIIGMLMALLLPAVNSARESARRADCQNRLRQIGIAFQFFQDKTLPGYLESTVDVNTGKLIPTSWVLIIAPYLEHQSYLDAWRGVQGSTAQSQMASVYWGQMVCPSNPPLTQNGPSLSYVVNCGRPDDSTKTPPDLAANGVCFDHYLGGATGAALASLTVRQTFDTIGTHKGQTTTILASENMLPDMTWQPADVTGKVTNGRPSVAYSAEQLTGFCWQMTNAPTGVQTINGWKSSNGTNYKPNTSGFTNVPVDSSGTPAGMDFARPASNHPGGACYVMCDGSVHFLRQEIQYKTYIYLMSANPSVPDPNGIAASTWITANNGNQPYIGNDADYQ; via the coding sequence ATGGCACGTTCCAGGCGCTCCGCGTTCACCCTCGTCGAGTTGTTGGTGGTGATCACGATCATCGGCATGCTCATGGCCCTGCTGTTGCCGGCGGTCAACTCCGCCCGCGAGTCGGCCCGTCGGGCCGATTGCCAGAATCGCTTAAGACAAATCGGAATCGCATTCCAGTTTTTCCAAGACAAGACACTGCCGGGCTACCTCGAATCGACGGTCGATGTGAACACTGGGAAACTGATTCCAACTTCTTGGGTGCTGATCATTGCACCATACCTCGAACACCAGTCGTACCTCGATGCTTGGCGCGGTGTGCAAGGATCGACTGCGCAGAGTCAAATGGCAAGCGTCTATTGGGGCCAGATGGTTTGCCCGAGCAATCCGCCGCTCACCCAGAATGGTCCGAGTTTGTCTTATGTCGTAAACTGCGGGCGTCCGGACGATTCGACCAAGACTCCGCCGGACTTGGCCGCGAACGGGGTTTGCTTTGACCACTACCTCGGCGGCGCGACCGGCGCGGCGCTTGCTTCGCTCACCGTACGTCAGACGTTCGACACGATTGGTACTCATAAAGGCCAAACCACGACCATACTGGCCAGCGAGAATATGTTGCCGGATATGACTTGGCAGCCCGCAGACGTCACCGGGAAAGTAACAAATGGACGTCCTTCCGTGGCCTATAGTGCCGAGCAACTCACCGGGTTTTGCTGGCAGATGACCAACGCCCCGACGGGCGTCCAGACGATCAACGGCTGGAAGTCAAGTAATGGGACAAACTACAAACCGAACACCTCTGGCTTTACGAATGTTCCCGTCGACTCAAGTGGGACACCGGCGGGAATGGATTTCGCTCGCCCTGCGAGTAATCATCCGGGCGGCGCCTGTTACGTGATGTGCGACGGCAGCGTTCATTTTCTCCGCCAAGAGATCCAATACAAAACCTATATCTACTTGATGAGTGCGAATCCCTCTGTACCCGATCCCAACGGAATCGCCGCGTCAACGTGGATCACCGCGAATAACGGCAACCAGCCGTACATCGGCAATGACGCGGATTATCAATAG
- a CDS encoding autotransporter-associated beta strand repeat-containing protein, whose product MAPRLLPLWLRPLALMVGVGMTLLPNRLPAVVIAGGNGNISAPTDDPGFAYVGTSSTGGASVTYLGNGWCLTAGHVTLSNTFGGLAVNGQYYQVTQVVSSPFAGADLKLFQINGDPGLAPLKINGNILSNGSSLTMIGNGLSNAGQQYWTVTVPTNGSTSWTWVTTAGGGSVNPLPSWSGSALAGTYQASGFSTSNHAIRWGQSAVTQGSQFINNTNSFYTTFNDPTYAPGQPTFGANEAQAILGDSGGGVFYKDPVAGWELAGVMIAQGTDYGQPAYTAVFGNTSVVADLSQYRSAITPVVNPFTWTGQTAGSGPTNATWDTISMNWAGGTNLLANPNSPGQFGSYRDGTSVVFGDQNAANGNSRITTTAVAIQSLGVSPISVTFNNSAVNYSLSDSGAMGIGGATGITKLGTGSVTLLGSNSFTGPVYINAGRINVQNGGALGTSSVVTVNSGAALELQGNVAIGAIPLTLSGAGLAANPAGALNSVGGNNSYSGPITIASGGATINSAAPGAILTLSGGITNGGNPLIFSGAGNTSVTTAISGSGSLIKSGNGWLSLNAANSYTGGITVTGGTLSTSVLGDPSSAVVVSAASGVSSALILGSTQGQTVSSLAGTVASSGSASIAIAGGDTLTVNQAVNTTFGGSIINSGTVIKLGAGTLEIDGNPTLAANSNLQVNGGTLLLNLTSGSATVGTGVTATAGPGATLQLAGTVSALSSGANAVNIANNSQAAGGGLLVTGTNQQVGAISGTGNTVINAGSNLTASSIVQNSLVIGGAPGRPATLTIAASGPNGTSSPASLDRSPLTALTDSSDSAFSSLFNPPLSATSVSQSPLLNGAGSVSTSAGGTVPEPSSMALAAAAALGLAGLGLRRLSRPA is encoded by the coding sequence ATGGCCCCGCGATTGCTCCCACTTTGGTTGCGCCCGCTAGCATTGATGGTCGGCGTCGGGATGACTCTGTTGCCTAATCGCTTGCCGGCCGTCGTCATCGCCGGCGGCAACGGGAATATCTCCGCGCCGACGGATGATCCTGGTTTTGCCTACGTTGGAACCAGCAGCACCGGCGGGGCGTCGGTCACATATCTCGGAAATGGCTGGTGCCTGACCGCTGGTCATGTCACTCTCTCGAATACCTTTGGCGGGCTTGCGGTCAACGGCCAATACTACCAGGTAACTCAAGTCGTCAGTTCGCCATTCGCCGGCGCCGACCTGAAGCTCTTTCAAATCAATGGCGATCCGGGCCTGGCCCCGCTGAAAATCAACGGCAACATTCTGTCCAACGGATCGAGCCTGACGATGATTGGCAACGGGTTGAGTAACGCTGGACAGCAATACTGGACCGTCACCGTGCCCACGAATGGAAGCACCAGTTGGACCTGGGTGACAACGGCGGGCGGCGGCTCGGTGAATCCGCTTCCGTCGTGGTCGGGCAGCGCTCTTGCCGGCACTTACCAAGCCTCCGGGTTTTCGACATCAAACCACGCGATCCGCTGGGGACAAAGCGCCGTTACGCAGGGCAGCCAATTCATCAACAACACGAATTCGTTCTATACGACGTTCAACGATCCAACCTACGCCCCGGGTCAACCAACGTTTGGCGCGAATGAGGCCCAAGCCATCCTGGGTGATTCAGGGGGCGGCGTGTTTTATAAAGATCCGGTCGCAGGCTGGGAGTTGGCCGGAGTCATGATTGCGCAAGGAACCGATTACGGGCAGCCTGCATATACCGCCGTTTTTGGAAACACCAGCGTCGTCGCCGATCTTTCGCAATATCGCAGTGCAATCACGCCTGTGGTCAATCCGTTCACGTGGACCGGTCAAACGGCCGGCAGCGGTCCGACGAATGCAACCTGGGACACGATCTCGATGAACTGGGCCGGCGGTACGAACCTCTTGGCGAATCCGAATTCGCCCGGTCAATTCGGCTCATATCGCGACGGAACGTCCGTTGTCTTCGGCGATCAGAACGCCGCCAACGGCAATTCTAGAATCACGACGACCGCCGTCGCGATCCAGTCCCTCGGCGTATCGCCAATCTCGGTGACGTTCAACAACAGCGCGGTCAACTATTCGCTCTCCGATAGCGGCGCGATGGGAATCGGCGGCGCTACCGGCATCACGAAACTTGGCACCGGCAGCGTCACGCTTTTGGGCAGCAACAGCTTCACAGGACCGGTTTACATCAATGCCGGCCGAATCAACGTGCAAAATGGCGGCGCTCTGGGGACGTCGTCGGTCGTCACCGTCAACTCTGGCGCCGCGCTGGAGCTGCAAGGCAACGTGGCGATCGGTGCGATCCCGCTCACGCTCAGCGGCGCCGGTCTGGCTGCCAATCCGGCCGGAGCGCTCAATAGCGTCGGCGGCAACAACTCATATTCCGGCCCGATCACGATCGCCAGCGGAGGAGCGACGATCAATTCCGCAGCCCCCGGGGCGATTCTGACACTCTCCGGCGGGATTACCAACGGCGGTAATCCACTGATCTTCTCCGGCGCCGGCAATACGTCAGTCACCACCGCGATCTCCGGCAGCGGCTCTTTGATCAAGTCTGGGAACGGATGGTTGAGCCTCAATGCCGCCAATTCCTATACCGGCGGGATCACGGTCACGGGCGGGACGCTCTCCACCAGCGTGCTCGGCGACCCTTCGAGCGCCGTGGTTGTGAGCGCCGCGTCGGGTGTCAGTTCGGCATTGATTCTCGGTTCGACTCAGGGTCAGACCGTCAGTAGTCTTGCGGGAACCGTCGCGTCGAGTGGCTCGGCCAGCATCGCGATTGCCGGGGGCGACACGCTGACGGTCAACCAAGCCGTCAACACGACTTTTGGCGGCTCGATCATCAACTCCGGTACGGTTATCAAATTGGGCGCCGGGACGCTTGAGATCGACGGCAATCCAACGCTTGCCGCCAATAGCAACCTTCAGGTCAATGGCGGCACGTTGTTGCTCAACCTCACATCCGGATCGGCGACCGTCGGCACGGGCGTTACCGCGACCGCGGGCCCGGGCGCCACGTTGCAGTTGGCTGGAACGGTGTCTGCCCTGTCGTCCGGCGCCAATGCCGTCAATATCGCCAACAACAGTCAAGCCGCGGGCGGAGGGCTGCTGGTCACGGGAACCAATCAACAAGTCGGGGCGATCAGCGGCACGGGCAATACGGTCATCAACGCCGGCAGCAATCTGACGGCCAGCAGCATCGTCCAGAATTCGCTCGTGATCGGCGGCGCCCCCGGCCGCCCGGCCACGCTGACAATCGCGGCGTCTGGACCGAACGGAACATCTTCTCCCGCATCGCTCGATCGCTCGCCATTGACGGCGCTAACGGATTCATCCGATTCGGCCTTTAGTTCGCTCTTCAATCCGCCGCTGTCCGCGACCAGCGTCAGCCAGTCGCCCTTACTCAACGGCGCCGGCTCCGTGTCGACATCGGCCGGCGGCACTGTGCCCGAGCCGTCGAGCATGGCCTTGGCGGCGGCTGCGGCGCTAGGCCTCGCCGGCCTGGGGCTTCGACGGCTTTCCCGTCCGGCGTAA